A genome region from Sphingobium sp. CR2-8 includes the following:
- a CDS encoding twin-arginine translocase TatA/TatE family subunit has protein sequence MGSFSLMHWVIVLLVVMLLFGGGRISGLMGDVAKGIKSFKKGMADDSDDDVTPTKPATRLEGHRVPEQDAPTPSATEEKTKA, from the coding sequence ATGGGTTCCTTTTCGCTGATGCACTGGGTGATCGTGCTCCTGGTCGTCATGCTGCTGTTCGGCGGCGGCCGGATTTCCGGCCTCATGGGTGACGTGGCCAAGGGCATCAAGAGCTTCAAGAAGGGCATGGCCGACGACAGTGACGACGACGTGACGCCGACGAAGCCCGCGACGCGCCTGGAGGGGCACCGCGTGCCTGAACAGGACGCGCCGACGCCCAGCGCGACCGAAGAAAAGACCAAGGCCTGA
- the argS gene encoding arginine--tRNA ligase, producing the protein MSLYTRFTTHLDAVLDALEADGTLPAGLNRKPVTVEPPRDPSHGDLATNAAMVLAKPAGTNPRALADAIVTKLQALDEVESATIAGPGFINLTLTDPTWRAELAAIHVDAADYGRSDIGQGVTVNVEYVSANPTGPMHMGHCRGAVVGDALATLLEYAGHKVTREYYINDAGGQVDVLARSAHLRYREALGESIAIPEGLYPGDYLVPVGQALAAEYGDTYVGAPESEWLVTFRSFAVEKMMDMIRSDLALLGIHHDIFSSEAELQAAGKPEQAEAWLRAHDLVYDGVLEAPKGELPDDWEPVELPLFRSTRFGDDQDRPIKKSNGSWTYFGADMAYHYQKAQSADQLIDIWGADHAGTVKRIQAAVAALTEGKARFDVKLIQMVRLLRDGEPVKMSKRAGNFVTLADVVQEVGKDVVRFTMLTRKADAQMDFDFAKVVEASKDNPVFYVQYAHARISSLGRRAEEAGIVLPAPDLSLLGTAELAIVKLAAQFPRVVEGSAQAREPHRIAFYLNDLASAFHGWWNMGNDDPRARVILADDPALTATRLFLAQGIGQIIRNGLALMGVEALTEMQ; encoded by the coding sequence GTGTCCCTTTACACCCGTTTCACCACCCATCTCGACGCCGTGCTCGACGCGCTGGAGGCCGACGGCACCTTGCCCGCAGGCCTCAACCGCAAGCCGGTGACGGTGGAGCCGCCGCGCGACCCCAGCCATGGCGATTTGGCCACCAACGCCGCCATGGTGCTGGCCAAGCCCGCAGGCACCAATCCGCGCGCGTTGGCCGACGCGATCGTGACGAAGCTCCAGGCGCTGGACGAAGTCGAAAGCGCGACCATCGCTGGTCCCGGCTTCATCAACCTGACCCTGACCGACCCGACATGGCGGGCAGAACTGGCCGCGATCCATGTGGACGCCGCCGATTATGGCCGGTCCGACATCGGGCAGGGTGTGACCGTCAACGTCGAATATGTCTCGGCCAACCCGACCGGCCCCATGCATATGGGCCATTGCCGCGGCGCGGTGGTGGGCGATGCGCTCGCAACCTTGTTGGAATATGCCGGGCACAAGGTGACGCGCGAATATTATATCAACGACGCGGGCGGTCAGGTCGATGTCCTCGCCCGGTCGGCGCATCTGCGCTACCGCGAGGCGCTGGGCGAAAGCATCGCTATCCCCGAAGGCCTTTACCCCGGCGACTATCTGGTGCCGGTGGGACAGGCCCTGGCCGCCGAATATGGCGACACCTATGTCGGCGCGCCCGAAAGCGAATGGCTCGTCACCTTCCGCAGCTTCGCCGTGGAAAAGATGATGGACATGATCCGCAGCGACCTGGCGCTGCTCGGCATCCATCACGACATCTTCTCGTCGGAGGCCGAATTGCAGGCGGCGGGCAAGCCCGAACAGGCCGAAGCCTGGCTGCGCGCGCATGACCTCGTCTATGATGGCGTGCTCGAAGCACCCAAGGGCGAACTGCCTGATGATTGGGAGCCGGTCGAGCTGCCGCTGTTCCGATCGACCCGCTTCGGCGACGATCAGGATCGCCCGATCAAGAAGTCGAACGGCAGCTGGACCTATTTCGGCGCGGACATGGCCTATCATTACCAGAAGGCCCAGAGCGCGGACCAGTTGATCGACATCTGGGGCGCGGACCATGCCGGCACGGTCAAGCGCATCCAGGCCGCCGTCGCCGCCCTGACGGAGGGCAAGGCGCGCTTCGACGTCAAGCTCATTCAGATGGTCCGCCTGCTGCGCGACGGCGAGCCGGTGAAAATGTCCAAGCGCGCGGGCAATTTCGTGACGCTGGCCGATGTCGTGCAGGAAGTGGGCAAGGATGTCGTCCGCTTCACCATGCTGACGCGCAAGGCTGATGCCCAGATGGACTTCGATTTCGCCAAGGTGGTGGAGGCGTCGAAGGACAATCCGGTCTTCTACGTCCAATATGCCCATGCGCGGATTTCCTCGCTCGGACGGCGGGCCGAAGAGGCGGGGATCGTCCTGCCTGCGCCCGACCTGTCCCTTCTTGGGACGGCCGAACTCGCCATCGTCAAGCTCGCGGCGCAGTTCCCGCGCGTGGTGGAGGGGTCTGCCCAGGCCCGCGAACCGCATCGTATCGCCTTCTATCTCAACGACTTGGCTTCCGCCTTCCACGGATGGTGGAATATGGGCAATGACGATCCACGCGCGCGCGTCATCCTGGCCGACGATCCGGCGCTCACCGCCACGCGCCTTTTCCTCGCGCAAGGAATAGGGCAGATTATCCGCAACGGGCTGGCGCTGATGGGCGTTGAGGCCCTGACGGAAATGCAGTGA
- the tatB gene encoding Sec-independent protein translocase protein TatB codes for MFGIDSSEFLVIVIIAVIVIGPKDLPRALYKVGQIVGKAQGMARHFRTGIDAMVREVELEELEKKWAAQNKRIMDEHPPETAPDALPAPVESSAQDVPPYVAEASAETPAFVAELAPVPAAAAPAAPAAPAAPAASEGPPYVAEAPASHSHATPHKGDAAA; via the coding sequence ATGTTTGGTATCGATTCGTCCGAATTTCTGGTGATCGTGATCATCGCCGTGATCGTGATCGGGCCGAAGGATTTGCCGCGCGCCCTTTACAAGGTGGGCCAGATCGTCGGCAAGGCGCAGGGCATGGCCCGGCATTTCCGCACCGGCATCGACGCCATGGTCCGCGAAGTGGAACTGGAAGAGCTGGAAAAGAAGTGGGCGGCGCAGAACAAGCGGATCATGGACGAACATCCACCCGAAACCGCGCCCGACGCCTTGCCGGCCCCGGTCGAATCATCGGCGCAGGATGTGCCACCCTATGTCGCGGAAGCGTCGGCCGAAACGCCCGCCTTCGTGGCCGAATTGGCGCCTGTACCCGCTGCGGCGGCCCCGGCGGCCCCGGCGGCCCCGGCGGCCCCGGCGGCCAGCGAAGGCCCGCCCTATGTCGCCGAAGCGCCTGCGTCCCACTCGCACGCCACCCCGCATAAGGGCGATGCAGCGGCATGA
- the ispH gene encoding 4-hydroxy-3-methylbut-2-enyl diphosphate reductase has translation MTNAPSARPPMKLLIAAPRGFCAGVDRAIIIVEKAIEAYGAPVYVRHEIVHNKFVVDGLKAKGAIFVESLDQVPDGVPVVFSAHGVPKAVPAKAEKRGLSYLDATCPLVSKVHRQAERQVEAGRHILFIGHKGHPEVIGTFGQVPEGTMTLIETVEDAEAFAPTDADNLAFLTQTTLSVDDTAAIVAVLERRFPTIAAPKGEDICYATSNRQTSVKAIAPRCDALYVIGAPNSSNSLRLVEVAEREGTRARLIQRASEIDFAWLDGVETLGLTAGASAPEILVREVVDRLAERFAVEEEQVETARETIAFKLPRGLETA, from the coding sequence ATGACGAACGCGCCCTCCGCCCGCCCGCCGATGAAGCTTCTGATCGCCGCGCCGCGCGGCTTTTGCGCGGGAGTCGACCGCGCGATCATCATCGTGGAAAAGGCGATCGAGGCCTATGGCGCGCCGGTCTATGTCCGCCACGAGATCGTTCACAACAAGTTCGTCGTCGACGGGCTGAAGGCCAAGGGCGCGATTTTCGTGGAGAGCCTGGATCAGGTCCCCGACGGCGTGCCGGTCGTCTTTTCCGCCCATGGCGTGCCCAAGGCGGTGCCGGCCAAGGCGGAAAAGCGTGGCCTGTCCTATCTGGACGCCACCTGCCCGCTGGTCAGCAAAGTGCATCGCCAGGCGGAACGGCAGGTGGAGGCCGGACGCCATATCCTGTTCATCGGCCATAAGGGGCACCCCGAAGTGATCGGCACCTTCGGCCAGGTGCCCGAAGGCACGATGACGCTGATCGAAACGGTCGAGGACGCCGAGGCCTTTGCGCCGACCGATGCCGACAATCTGGCGTTCCTGACGCAGACGACCCTGTCGGTGGACGATACCGCCGCGATCGTGGCGGTGCTGGAACGCCGCTTCCCGACCATCGCCGCGCCCAAGGGCGAGGATATCTGTTACGCCACGTCGAATCGCCAGACGTCGGTCAAGGCGATCGCGCCGCGATGCGACGCGCTTTATGTCATCGGCGCGCCCAACAGTTCCAATTCGCTGAGACTGGTCGAAGTGGCGGAACGCGAAGGGACACGCGCCCGGCTGATCCAGCGCGCGTCGGAAATCGACTTCGCATGGCTGGACGGCGTCGAAACGCTGGGCCTGACCGCTGGCGCGTCCGCCCCGGAAATATTGGTACGCGAAGTGGTCGACCGGCTGGCGGAGCGTTTCGCGGTCGAGGAGGAGCAGGTGGAAACCGCGCGCGAGACGATCGCCTTCAAACTGCCGCGCGGGCTGGAGACGGCATAA
- the nagZ gene encoding beta-N-acetylhexosaminidase: MKPVIFGLSGATLTSDERAFFHDAQPAGYILFKRNIADRAQLRALTDDLRSLHGREDLLIMIDQEGGRVARMQAPVWPSFPPGAVFDRLYDLSPSSAIAAARANAHAIALTLAEVGITVDALPLLDVRQDGASDIMGDRTLGAEPMRVAALGRATLEGLADGGVVGIVKHMPGHGRALVDSHLDLPVVDADLNALETDLAPFRTLNQAPIGMTAHVVYTAWDAQHPASLSPTIIEEIIRQRIGFDGLLMSDDLDMKALNGSIPELAAAVVAAGCDLALNCWGRMDDMVGIATLLPEITDAGRARLDRAMASVTGRADQPPLDTLLATRDSLLDLVAA, from the coding sequence ATGAAACCCGTCATCTTCGGCCTGTCCGGCGCAACACTGACTTCCGACGAGCGCGCCTTCTTCCATGACGCGCAGCCCGCCGGCTATATCCTGTTCAAGCGGAACATTGCCGACCGGGCGCAATTGCGCGCGCTGACGGACGATCTGCGCAGCCTGCACGGGCGCGAAGACCTGCTGATCATGATCGATCAGGAGGGCGGACGCGTCGCGCGGATGCAGGCGCCCGTCTGGCCCAGCTTCCCGCCCGGCGCGGTGTTCGACCGGCTGTACGATCTCTCCCCGTCCAGCGCGATCGCCGCCGCGCGCGCCAACGCCCATGCCATCGCGCTGACGCTGGCGGAGGTCGGGATCACCGTGGACGCGCTGCCGCTGCTCGACGTGCGACAGGATGGGGCCAGCGACATCATGGGCGACCGGACGCTGGGCGCGGAGCCGATGCGGGTGGCGGCGCTGGGCCGCGCCACGCTGGAGGGGCTGGCCGATGGCGGGGTGGTCGGCATCGTCAAGCATATGCCGGGCCATGGCCGGGCACTGGTGGACAGCCATCTCGACCTGCCGGTGGTCGATGCAGATCTGAACGCGCTGGAGACCGACCTCGCCCCCTTCCGCACGCTCAATCAGGCGCCGATCGGGATGACCGCCCATGTCGTCTATACCGCCTGGGACGCACAGCACCCCGCCAGCCTGTCGCCCACGATCATCGAGGAGATTATCCGGCAACGCATCGGTTTCGACGGACTGTTGATGTCCGACGATCTCGATATGAAGGCGCTGAACGGCAGCATCCCCGAACTGGCCGCCGCCGTGGTCGCGGCGGGATGCGACCTGGCGCTCAACTGCTGGGGTCGGATGGACGATATGGTCGGCATCGCCACGCTGTTGCCGGAAATCACAGATGCGGGCCGGGCGCGGCTCGACCGGGCGATGGCGTCGGTGACGGGACGCGCGGACCAGCCGCCGCTCGATACGCTGCTGGCCACCCGCGATTCGCTGCTGGACCTGGTAGCCGCTTGA
- the tatC gene encoding twin-arginine translocase subunit TatC has translation MIGDIDDSKAPLLDHLIELRGRLLKCVYALVVSGAVCFYFSEQLFAILVHPLKEAFGDGGGKLVYTKLYEAFFVQVKIAFFGAFCLSFPIIANQLWAFVAPGLYAKEKKALLPFILATPFLFAMGASLAYFVVMPTAFHFFLEFQGNSSGLSVEALPSADAYLGLVMQFILAFGISFLMPVLLMLLNRAGFVTRAQLIGMRRYMIVAAFILAAVLTPPDVVSQLMLAIPLLLLYEITIIAIWFTDRRAAKVEAAEEASA, from the coding sequence ATGATCGGTGACATCGACGACAGCAAGGCGCCCTTGCTCGACCATCTGATCGAACTACGCGGCCGTCTGCTCAAATGCGTCTATGCGCTGGTGGTCAGCGGCGCGGTCTGCTTCTACTTCTCCGAGCAGCTCTTCGCGATTCTGGTCCACCCCCTCAAGGAAGCCTTTGGCGACGGCGGCGGCAAGCTGGTCTACACCAAGTTGTACGAGGCTTTTTTCGTACAGGTGAAGATCGCCTTTTTTGGCGCTTTCTGCCTGTCCTTCCCGATCATCGCCAACCAGCTCTGGGCCTTCGTCGCGCCCGGCCTCTATGCCAAGGAAAAGAAGGCGCTGCTGCCCTTCATCCTCGCGACGCCCTTCCTGTTCGCCATGGGCGCGAGCCTGGCCTATTTCGTGGTGATGCCGACCGCTTTTCACTTCTTCCTGGAATTTCAGGGTAATAGCAGTGGTTTGTCGGTCGAGGCTCTGCCAAGCGCCGACGCCTATCTGGGCCTCGTCATGCAGTTCATCCTGGCCTTTGGCATCAGTTTCCTGATGCCGGTGCTGTTGATGCTGCTTAACCGTGCGGGCTTCGTCACCCGGGCGCAACTGATCGGCATGCGCCGCTACATGATCGTTGCCGCCTTCATCCTGGCCGCGGTCCTGACCCCGCCGGATGTCGTGTCGCAGCTGATGCTCGCTATCCCGCTGTTGCTGCTCTACGAAATCACCATCATCGCCATCTGGTTCACTGACCGACGCGCGGCCAAGGTCGAGGCGGCCGAGGAAGCGTCAGCCTGA
- a CDS encoding SPOR domain-containing protein, which yields MGDYARGRLDLDDEDRLPWLEPAIDDDAEDPISPLRLLGLILLGLVLIGAVVAGIWWMQNRNGAGGAGEGQLIAAPTQDYKIAANEADAKKFDGEGDASFAASEGVLRDGRIDPSRVPEAPIAKTAPAPAKPAAATPNKPAQSVTTRVTDETSARPAAAPRPTAGGAMIQLGAYGSASGAKDAWTKLSKRFAYLAPLAMTVEPAQVGGGTVYRLRASAGGQAGTICGKLKVAGESCLVVN from the coding sequence ATGGGCGATTATGCGCGCGGACGACTGGATCTGGACGATGAGGATCGTCTGCCCTGGCTGGAACCGGCGATCGATGACGATGCGGAAGACCCGATTTCGCCCTTGCGGTTGCTTGGCCTGATCCTGCTCGGCCTCGTGCTGATCGGTGCGGTCGTCGCGGGCATATGGTGGATGCAGAACCGCAACGGCGCAGGCGGTGCGGGCGAAGGCCAGCTGATCGCGGCCCCGACGCAGGACTATAAGATCGCCGCCAACGAAGCCGACGCCAAGAAGTTCGATGGCGAAGGCGACGCCAGCTTCGCCGCCAGCGAAGGCGTGCTGCGCGACGGGCGCATCGATCCCAGCCGCGTGCCCGAAGCGCCGATCGCCAAGACCGCGCCCGCGCCTGCCAAACCCGCGGCTGCCACGCCGAACAAGCCCGCGCAAAGCGTCACGACCCGCGTCACCGACGAAACGAGCGCCCGCCCCGCCGCCGCGCCCAGGCCGACGGCAGGCGGCGCGATGATCCAGCTGGGCGCCTATGGCAGCGCATCGGGGGCCAAGGATGCCTGGACCAAGCTGTCCAAGCGTTTCGCTTATCTCGCCCCCCTCGCCATGACGGTGGAACCGGCGCAGGTCGGCGGCGGCACCGTCTATCGCCTGCGCGCCAGCGCGGGCGGCCAGGCCGGAACGATCTGCGGCAAGCTCAAGGTCGCGGGCGAAAGCTGCCTGGTGGTCAACTGA
- a CDS encoding segregation and condensation protein A: MTDDLFHPPTIFSAGTLPETLNVSFDAWEGPLDLLLSLARAQKVDLREISILALTEQYLGFIDGARELRLELAADYLVMAAWLAYLKSSLLLPRQEQEDPSPEDLALRLQLRLQRLHAMRDAAARLMARDRIGRDVFARRKPEGLRLVRKAQWRASLYDLIQAYGQIRARTQPVVHTIAVRPVMTLDEAIQRVGRLVGVAIDWTRLESFLPPDLDAPKAKSALASSFVAALELARQGRLEMRQDGIFAPLYLRAAPSNQGARA; encoded by the coding sequence TTGACCGACGATCTGTTCCATCCACCGACCATTTTCAGCGCCGGGACGCTGCCCGAAACCCTGAACGTCAGCTTCGACGCGTGGGAGGGGCCGCTCGACCTGCTGCTCAGCCTCGCGCGCGCGCAGAAGGTGGATCTGCGCGAAATTTCAATACTGGCGCTGACCGAACAATATCTGGGGTTCATCGACGGCGCGCGGGAATTGCGGCTGGAACTGGCGGCGGATTATCTCGTGATGGCGGCCTGGCTCGCCTATCTCAAATCCTCGCTGTTGCTGCCCCGGCAGGAGCAGGAAGATCCCAGCCCCGAAGACCTGGCGCTGCGCCTGCAATTGCGGCTCCAGCGGCTCCATGCGATGCGCGACGCCGCCGCCCGGCTGATGGCCCGCGACCGGATCGGCCGCGACGTCTTCGCCCGTCGCAAGCCCGAAGGCCTGCGGCTGGTGCGCAAGGCGCAATGGCGCGCCAGCCTCTACGACCTGATCCAGGCCTATGGCCAGATTCGCGCCCGCACCCAGCCGGTCGTCCATACCATCGCCGTGCGCCCGGTCATGACGCTGGACGAGGCGATCCAGCGGGTCGGCAGGCTGGTCGGCGTTGCGATCGACTGGACCCGGCTCGAATCCTTCCTGCCGCCCGATCTCGACGCGCCCAAGGCGAAGTCGGCGCTCGCCAGCAGCTTCGTCGCGGCGTTGGAACTCGCCCGGCAGGGGCGGCTGGAGATGCGGCAGGACGGTATCTTCGCGCCCCTCTATCTTCGCGCTGCACCATCGAATCAAGGTGCTAGGGCATGA
- a CDS encoding cell wall hydrolase, whose protein sequence is MMGFAMRLSAQFRGWKGHGAILMIALLALVAPRLITAAPLDMLGGDRAAAAADPSEDSGANFPGSAFFYAQGAFDPVPGVATVQSEHVLGLDEVKAAPAMVFRGLTGVDSYRALNCLTSAIYYEAGNEPDDGQRAVAQVVLNRVRSQLWPNTVCGVVYQGSERTDYKCQFTFSCDGAMARLPAAAAWVRARHVAEEALAGRVYAPVGLATHYHTLAVRPDWSSSLQAVAVVGAHIFYRNPGFIGTPAAFHATYLGRETIAGPARTSWPARPVQPVETLAPLYGGPLPAQAPVSPRGGWTPAPVPAPVDDGLPESTIRPEYRNSGRPLI, encoded by the coding sequence ATGATGGGATTTGCCATGCGGCTGTCGGCGCAGTTTCGGGGATGGAAGGGGCATGGCGCGATTCTGATGATCGCGCTGCTGGCCCTGGTTGCCCCGCGCCTGATCACCGCCGCGCCGCTCGACATGCTGGGTGGCGATCGCGCGGCGGCCGCTGCCGATCCGTCGGAGGATTCGGGCGCGAATTTCCCCGGCTCCGCCTTCTTCTACGCGCAGGGTGCGTTCGATCCGGTGCCGGGCGTCGCCACGGTGCAGAGCGAACATGTGCTGGGCCTGGACGAGGTCAAGGCGGCACCCGCCATGGTGTTTCGCGGGCTGACCGGCGTGGACAGCTATCGCGCGCTCAACTGCCTGACGTCGGCCATCTATTATGAAGCGGGCAACGAGCCGGACGACGGACAACGCGCGGTGGCGCAGGTGGTGCTCAATCGGGTGCGCAGTCAGCTTTGGCCGAACACGGTGTGCGGCGTCGTCTATCAGGGGTCGGAACGCACCGACTATAAATGCCAGTTCACTTTCAGCTGCGACGGGGCGATGGCGCGGCTGCCCGCTGCTGCTGCCTGGGTCCGGGCGCGGCATGTGGCGGAAGAGGCGCTGGCAGGCAGGGTCTATGCGCCGGTCGGCCTTGCCACCCATTATCACACGCTGGCGGTGCGGCCCGACTGGTCGTCCAGCCTGCAGGCGGTGGCGGTGGTCGGCGCGCATATATTCTACCGCAATCCGGGCTTCATCGGCACGCCAGCAGCGTTCCACGCCACCTATCTGGGACGCGAGACGATCGCCGGTCCAGCGCGCACCAGTTGGCCCGCCCGCCCCGTGCAGCCGGTCGAAACGCTGGCGCCGCTTTATGGGGGCCCTCTTCCCGCACAAGCGCCCGTTTCGCCACGCGGCGGATGGACGCCCGCACCGGTGCCCGCCCCGGTGGACGATGGCCTGCCGGAATCGACCATACGCCCGGAATATCGCAACAGCGGCCGCCCGCTGATCTGA
- the scpB gene encoding SMC-Scp complex subunit ScpB, with amino-acid sequence MTPEPDDFLRAVEAALFVAEAPLTPAELKLHVGDRGNLSAALAALSDHYAGRGVNLVERGGRWHFQTASDLAHILRREKDEPRKLSRAAMETLAIIAYHEPVSRAEIEAIRGVQVAKGTLDVLMEAGWVRPAGRREVPGRPLTYATSVDFLSHFGLSSRRDLPGMDDLRAAGLLDPVDLALEGLGGQSVVENDEEDA; translated from the coding sequence ATGACCCCGGAACCCGACGATTTCCTGCGCGCGGTGGAGGCGGCGCTGTTCGTGGCCGAAGCGCCGCTGACTCCCGCCGAACTCAAACTCCATGTGGGCGATCGCGGCAACCTGTCGGCCGCGCTGGCGGCCCTGTCCGATCATTATGCCGGGCGCGGCGTCAATCTGGTCGAACGGGGCGGTCGCTGGCATTTCCAGACCGCCAGCGACCTGGCCCATATCCTGCGCCGCGAAAAGGACGAGCCGCGCAAATTGTCGCGCGCCGCCATGGAGACGCTGGCGATCATCGCCTATCACGAACCGGTCAGCCGGGCCGAGATCGAAGCGATCCGCGGCGTCCAGGTGGCCAAGGGCACGCTCGACGTGCTGATGGAGGCGGGGTGGGTCCGCCCCGCCGGACGGCGCGAAGTGCCCGGTCGTCCGCTCACCTATGCGACCAGCGTAGATTTTCTGTCACATTTCGGGCTTAGCAGCCGTCGCGACCTTCCCGGGATGGATGATTTGCGCGCCGCCGGCCTGCTCGACCCCGTCGATTTGGCGCTGGAGGGTCTGGGCGGTCAATCCGTTGTGGAAAATGATGAGGAAGACGCCTAG
- a CDS encoding cysteine synthase A, with product MLLQPHSLALIGNTPMVRLVGPSEETGCDIFAKCEFANPGASVKDRAALFIVNDAEEKGLLKPGGTIVEGTAGNTGIGLALVANAKGYKTIIVMPETQSREKMDTLRALGAELVTVPAAPYSNPGHFVHTSRRLAEETEGAIWANQFDNIANRKAHIIGTAEEIWTQMDGRIDGFTCAAGTGGTIAGVGLGLKAKDEAVTIALSDPHGAALYSYYAEGELKSEGSSVAEGIGQGRITANLEGAPIDTQFRISDEEGLEWVRRLLAEEGLCLGLSSGINVAGAVALAKQLGPGKRIATILCDTGFRYLSTLYNRQWLESKGLTVFPWLAHTA from the coding sequence ATGCTGCTTCAACCCCATAGTCTCGCGCTGATCGGCAATACGCCGATGGTGCGCCTCGTCGGCCCCTCGGAAGAGACGGGGTGCGATATTTTCGCCAAATGTGAATTTGCCAATCCGGGTGCGTCCGTGAAGGACCGGGCGGCGTTGTTCATCGTCAACGATGCCGAGGAGAAGGGCCTGCTCAAGCCCGGCGGCACCATTGTCGAGGGGACGGCAGGCAATACCGGCATCGGTCTGGCGCTGGTGGCCAATGCCAAGGGGTATAAGACGATCATCGTCATGCCTGAAACCCAGAGCCGCGAAAAGATGGACACGCTGCGCGCGCTCGGCGCGGAACTGGTCACGGTCCCGGCCGCGCCCTATTCCAACCCCGGCCATTTCGTCCACACCTCGCGCCGCCTGGCGGAAGAGACGGAAGGCGCGATCTGGGCCAACCAATTCGACAATATCGCCAATCGCAAGGCGCATATCATCGGCACGGCCGAGGAAATCTGGACCCAGATGGACGGCCGGATCGACGGCTTCACCTGCGCGGCGGGCACCGGCGGTACGATCGCGGGGGTGGGATTGGGCCTCAAAGCCAAGGACGAAGCCGTCACCATCGCGCTCAGCGATCCCCACGGTGCGGCGCTCTACAGCTATTATGCGGAAGGCGAACTCAAGTCGGAGGGCAGCAGCGTCGCCGAAGGCATCGGGCAGGGGCGCATCACCGCCAATCTGGAAGGCGCGCCGATCGATACCCAATTCCGTATCTCCGACGAAGAGGGGCTGGAGTGGGTGCGCCGTCTGCTGGCCGAGGAGGGGCTGTGCCTGGGCCTGTCGTCGGGCATCAACGTCGCGGGCGCGGTCGCGCTGGCGAAGCAACTGGGGCCGGGCAAGCGGATCGCAACCATCCTGTGCGACACCGGCTTCCGCTATCTGTCGACCCTCTACAACCGGCAATGGCTGGAATCTAAGGGCTTGACGGTCTTCCCCTGGCTCGCGCACACTGCATGA
- a CDS encoding entericidin A/B family lipoprotein: MSKKILAAVLLTGSLMVAACNTVEGAGRDVQSAGKAVEKSAN, translated from the coding sequence ATGTCGAAGAAAATTCTGGCCGCTGTGCTGCTCACCGGATCACTCATGGTCGCCGCATGCAACACCGTCGAAGGCGCAGGCCGCGACGTGCAGAGTGCTGGCAAGGCCGTGGAAAAATCGGCGAACTAA